The sequence below is a genomic window from Lolium perenne isolate Kyuss_39 chromosome 7, Kyuss_2.0, whole genome shotgun sequence.
gacaagtactctttactcgtaccgtggtatgtggtctcttatgaacttattcatatgcttgcaagacattagacgacattccaccgagagggcccagagtatatctatccgtcatcgggatggacaaatcccactgttgatccatatgcctcaactcatactttccggatacttaatcctacttttataaccacccatttacgcagtggcgtttggtgtaatcaaagtacctttccggtataaatgatttacatgatctcatggtcataaggactaggtaactatgtatcgaaagcttatagcaaataacttaatgacgagatcttatgctacgcttaattgggtgtgtccattacatcattcatacaatgacataaccttgttattaataacatccaatgttcatgattatgaaactaatcatccattaatcaacgagctagttaagaggcatactagggattctttgttgtttacatatcacacatgtactaatgtttcggttaatacaattatagcatgacatataaacatttatcataaacataaagatataaataataaccactttattattgcctctagggcatatctccttcaaagtgaagtgatgattgtgatgatgctagatcatcttgagtgagccattaggGCTAAGAAGCCTccttaagtattgattggtgattgttacctcgtatccgtttatagtcctcgctagtaccgaaggctacgaggaggaggaggtcttctacaaagaggaagaagaacactttgatcagtacaccaaccaaggcaagctaccctAATACAAGCTCTACCATGCCAAGTTACTAGTGCAAGATACCATGGCACTAGTATTGGTGTTTAAAGTCTTATTCCTCTaagcccaagtttttatcttgctttaccTTTACTTTAAGTACCAAGGTTTACTTATTGTATTTTAATTtatgtctaagtatagagtatcaCAAGAGTTTCACATTGAGCTTAGAAAGCAAAAActatagttagcacccctcatgattagtggctagtgctaaaaactaaaattgactactctagatgggaacttgtgaaacaaATGattgtgaaaaccttggaatgatgattcattctattgaaagttttgaaggtgaatgtgacttgtgaatgacatggtgaatttgataaaaactgatgattgggttcggatgcgataccatttcaattttagagtacccccacaatacctgattatgggtaaagctttagctggaaatttatatatcttagtatgggttccctctaaacaagcgtcatagaggttatgccgaggctgcgtccgttgaaagtgaaatgacgtgaaaaagagttgaatgtcctacccaagcccggtGCAGTTCCTAGGATGGTAGTTTGCtatcactaggaggccaagctcatgggggaggtgcatatactagagtatgtaagtgaaaggttaatggttgatgatccgcatactgagttatgatgattcagggctatccctgacggatgtaataaaaagttgtggcacaagagtacaacctctgtagagtttaaactattcaaatagccgcgtccgcggtcatggacagtttgaaaggccatactattccgtTGTCAGATATTTTCcaaaatgaatggtgacttgaaatatgactttgacttgaatgacaacagagttgtgggaataacactaatgttcccacttgagtaagtccAGGTAAATAAAGAGTCTTAACTAGTAAgttcttatgaaataaaactagctttgtgcaaatgaacctagagcttagaacctagTTAGAGCTATTAGTAATTCTATTAgtatagtttgcgagtactttaaagtactcatggctttgtctctGACTATTCAAATggacagactatgaagaggagaaccagtatTCGGAAGGTggacagcaggatgcctacgataactaggactacctcctgacgttaagcgttgcctgtggaatagttgGACCACTACTACGtatcttccgctatgtgttatgttttTTATCTCTAGATCAATTGTTGTAATgagattggatcatgtgatcctttgttgtaagacaattatggtttgtaataaatgatgtgttgtgatatgaacttattatgtctcgcaaaaacaatcttcctgggattgcgacgtATGTCATAAtaagcatctggacttaaaaatccggatgTTGACACCTGTCGTATTCCTTCATCATATCTAATTTGACCGCGCACAATGGCTTCTTGCGACGTCTCATTCTACTAGAATGAATGCACTCATAGGCTATGAACACATTATCTGTAATCAGGCGCCCCGAGACAAACACACTTTGCTCCTCGGAGATAAGAATAGGAAGAATCCTCTTTAACATGTTCGCTAGAGCCTTGGATGCAATCTTATACAATAGGTTGCACAGACTAATCGGTCTAAATTGTGCCATGGTCTCCGGTGAGGCCACCTTCGGAATTAGGACCAAAACGGTGTCATTGAAATCCGGCGGGAAATCAACCCCGGCCCATTCAAAAAATCTCTCACGGCCCGGCAAACGTGCTCCTTTAAAACAGGCCGGTGCCTCTGAAAAAATAGTGCCGGTAGCCCATCCGGCCCAGGTGCCTTCGTAGGCCCCATTTAAAATAATGCCACTTCAATTTCCTGATCCGAGTACCCTGTAGTAAGAGCCTGGTTCATCTCTTCGGTTACGGAAGATGGGATTATGTCCAGCAGCCCCTGTGTGTCATGCTCATCCGATCCTTCCGATGAAAAGAGATCTCGGTACAAGTCTAGCGCCATGTGCTTCATCTCCTCATTTGTGTTACACCAGGTACCATCCGATTTCTGAAGAGCATGAACCGTGTTTTTGCGTCTCCTATGCACGATTCTGAAAATAGCGAGTATTTATTCTCGATATCTCGGACCTCCTGCGAGGAACCTGACACTAGCGCCGTCGCCTTGGCATCCTCTAGTTTGCTCTTCAGTCTTCGAATTTCCTTTCACACTGAACCAACTGTTGGACACATTTTTAAGACAGTTCCAGAAACCATTAAACCAGCGGCTTCAAACTCCTGCTGCTGCCACACATTCTGAAACATGTCCTCATAATCATTGTGCTTGGTCCACATCTCCTCAAACTTAAAGCTCCTTGGTTCAGCACGAGTGTGTATTCTCACGTCCTCCTGTACTTTCACAAGTAGAGCTAAGTGGTCAGACTCCTCAATCATAATATGTTGGACTGACGTATTAGGGAACATCTCCATAAAAGCTACTGAACACACAACTCTATCCAGTCTAACTTGGACATTATCATCACCAGACCTGCGGTTGTCCCATGTGAAAGGGTATCCAGTGAAACCCAAATCAGATAGGTGACAATCATTTAGACGGTCTCGAAAAGCTTTCATTTGGGCCTGACTGCACTCATTCCTGCTGCCAACTTGTTCCTCATGCCTCGTGATCTCGTTGAAATCACCAGCGCATAGCCATGGGAGATTGTCTTGAGAATGGAGATAGCGTAAagcatcccaagttttattccgaAGTTCAGTCTGTGGTTCACCGTAGACTCCAGTGAGTCGCCAGGTTTTGTTTTCAAAACAAATGCTTACATCAATGTAGTATTGACACCACGGCCTTGCTGAGACCTCCACTCCATCTCTCCGCCATAAAGCTAACAACTACAACAGTGCTCCGTCTCAATTTTCCATAGCCTTGTCTTTTTTTTCTTAGTTCCTATGTTGATCTAACAACCTCATATCTGCACGAACATATTATCACATATCTCGTCCTCACTAGATGGGCCACATTGTCATTTTTCATAGTCGCCACCAACTACTAAAGCATCCAAAAGACATCATAATAAGAATATATAGTAGATATGTTAGATTTCCTCATCACTTTCCCCTTGTTGGTCACTTTTGTTCACATGGTTGTCGTTGcctcacctctatgaccatgacacCCAAACCTAGAACAACCGAGGCGAAACCAGCTATTGTCCTTGCTGCTTTGTGGCGCCAAAAAGATCCGCCAGAAACAACAAGAAGGATCAACGGTCTCGATGCATGAAGACATGCAACCTTGTATCACCATTGGAGCTTGCAGTAGATGAGTTAGAGGAAGGTATGTAGAAATATGTGAAATGAGATGTTTGATTTCATGCTAATTATAATCAACTTGTTGACTGTGTTGAGAGGAGCACTAAATAATTTGACGATCTAGAAAAGAAAAGAGTGATTATATTTTTTTCACTTTAAAATGTAATGGATACATAATGACGATGGTAATAAAATCCAGATGCTAATACATGAAAACCGATACGATAAATGTGAAAAAAACTCAACTATGGATCGAGGGTGAAACGTGAAATTGAGAACAAAATAAAATGGAATGAAAAAATTAAGAACAAATTATTGGATGCTACACCATAATCAGGCGAAAAAAATCATCTGAAAGCGTATTTCAGTTGGTCCGCTATATCAGATTCAAAATGCGGAAGGAACTGGAAACAGTGGCAGGGAAGCTCCGCAAACCCGCGCCTGTCGCTTCCGCTAGCGCAGCCCGCGCGACGCGAGCCACTCGCTCGTTGGCAACACAAATCCACTAGCATTAGCTCGCCGTCCGGCCATGGTCGCCGCGGCCTTCGCGTcgacctcctccgccgccgccgccgccgcgtactCCTCCTTGGCTCCGAACCCGACAGCGCGAGACCCGGTTAGGAGGCGCACTCCTTCACTCGTGACAGCCACCAACCGCCACGTGCACGGACGCACCGCGACCAGTATCCGCCAGGCTCGCCCCCACGACCGGTTCGTAAACCCTCCTCGCCCcctattcgcggcggcggcggcggcggcggaagcggaggagaTGGCCGCGGAGACGAGCACCGGCACCAAGCCCTTCGCGGTCCTCTTCGTCTGCCTCGGTAAATCCCGCGACCCCCGTCAATCCCCTCCTCTGAGCGAGCGTCCGTATCAGCTGATTCGAGTAGCGTCCTGCGCGCCGATCTCTAGATTCAGCTTACCTCGTCTCTCTCCTTCCGCATGTTTTGCGCGTGTGGGCATACTCCGTCCACGGCGGGCGTTCACCGGTTCCATTTCCACCCGGGGAACGGAGATTTTATCTCGCCGATTCTCCCTGATAAACCAGTGTAGTCTCCACTCCCTGTTGCCTTGTTCAGTCTCGTCATGTTGGTTGTCAATCATGTGGCAGAGGGCTTTGACATCAAAAGTGCAAGCGTTCAACCGCACCATGTCATCTGTATGGTTTGTGTCATGTCTTTGTAGCTTATCGATTATATCTTTGTCTCCATGTTTTTTAGGTGCAATGTTTTGTTCTGCCGTTGTCAGTATGTGTGCCCGTTAGCGTTTTGCCCGCCTTAGGCGGTAAGGTGGAGATTGATCGCCCTATGACGCCTTGCCGTCTTAAAAAATCCTTGCTACATCTATCTTTAGCCAGAGGATAGTTTCATTACACCGCCTTACCTTAGCTGGCGTGTGCTAGAGCATTGAGTTCTGATGCATACAGGCACTATATCTATCTGACTTCTTCTGCCTATTGTATAATCTATGTACAGGGAACATTTGTAGGAGCCCAGCTGCTGAGGCGGTCTTCCGGAACCTCGTAAACAAGCGTGGGCTTGATTCCAAGTTTCTCATAGACTCTGCTGGTACGATCGGTTATCACGAGGTAGTATTCTGCACTTACCTTGCTCATTTGTACACTTAATCAGGCCGTTGAGAGACATCAAAACTGATGAGGTATTGCATGGATTCAGGGAAATAAAGCTGACTCAAGGATGATAGCAACTTCCAAGAAGCGGGGGATCGAGGTGACCTCGATATCCAGGCCTACCAGACCCTCAGACTTCCGAGATTTTGATCTCATCCTTGCAATGGATAGGCAGAACTATGGTTCTCTCTCAGCTCCCTTCGTTTGTGTTTGAGAACCTCAGGTCTTTTGTTGATGTGTTGCTGCTTAATGCACTTTTATTTTGACCATTATGCAGAAGACATTTTGAGCTCATTTGAGAGATGGAAAAAGAAGGAGCCCCTCCCAGACAGTGCACCTAAGAAGGTTAGGATTATGGGCTTTATTTGTTTTATATCATAAATTGATAATTTCATCCTTCATTGTACATACATGTTTCTGTCCATTTCTACTGTTAAGGTTTATAGTTTTACCCCTGACCTTCAGTTCATTGCATTTGCATGTGCAGTTTTTTTTCGTAACTCCAtattaaacaaaaaaaaaaaaattcttacTTTTGTTTCCGTCTTTTCCCATATAAAGAATAGATGATACATATGTACCTTAAAACGTGACAGCAAAAGTGGTTGAAATGACATTTATTCTGCTGCTAGTCACCAACTTGATATTTTAAATCTTAGCCTGTACCACTTCACCAAGATGCACTGTCTGTTTGGCAAATGCCGAAGTCATTAATATCATTTAAAAATTGATTTGTGTTGCTTGTTGCTCCAAATGATGTTGCTTATTTAATTCAGGAGCTTGCCTTGTTGACAATGTCTACAAGTCAGATTTTGCTTACTACTAGTTATTCCCTTACCTTTGTAAAGTGGAATAGGCTGCATAGTTGTCGGATAAATATTTTATTATTTCGGGGTCTGATAATTTGAGCTGTACTACTTATTCTTTCTTTCAAACATATGTGAGCTGTTAGCAGTAAGCACGGTATATCTGATAATGCTGTTTTTCATGACCAAAGACTTATTTGTGGTACCCTTACTAGGTTAAGCTGATGTGCTCCTATTGCAAGCGACATAAGGAGTCCGAAGTCCCAGACCCTTACTATGGAGGTGCTAAGGGATTCGAGAAGGTGAGCCAAGTACACAATGTGCTTGTTAGTCAGTATCATAAGGCTGCCATTGATTTTCCAGTCCTTTTTAGTTAATAATTTGCCCCAACTGGCATCAGTATTCATATGTGCATGAATGCGCATGCCTTGTTTTCATCTCAAGCATAGTGGTTAGCATTACCCAGGCACACCTTATGTTAACCATCTAGCTTATGAGTGTGTTTTAGTGTGATGATCTTGATGTTCATGAGCTCTGTCTTAGTACTGCATCAAAGTTTCAAAAAAGAATGAAAACATTGTGTTAAACATAAATTATTGTTGAGCTATACCGACATTTCCAAAACCGACATCTAGGCATTGTTTTTTCTGTCGAGAAAACGCAAATGCCATGCTCTAATGTGTTGGTAGATAGAAAATGTATTTTACAAACCTATGAATAGGCGTTTACAAACCTGCACGCACACCACAACCGAAGCACTTTTAGCTCAGCCGTTAGTCACGCCTGAAGCCTGGATGCTCCTGCTCTGCTCCACAAACACGCCTCTGTACGGattatatcaagcaatatggccaCCTTGGGCCTCTCAGCCATTGAAGAGGGCAGCATTCTGCTGCTTCCATAGCCACCATACAGTGTGCATCGCCAATGAGGATAAGCCCTTTTTATGCGATGTGTGGTGGTGTCAACAGATGACTGCCACAACCAGCTGACCCACTCATCTCCAACATGTCGGCATTCTCACCTTGCAATATCAAGTACTGGACCTTCTGGCCGGTAATTTAGTTAGTTTTTTTTTAATGGAACCGTGGTACTCCCATCTAAAAATGAATATTCTTCTGATGAAACAAAGATGCATGCTTAGGCTACTGCACTGTACGCAGTAATACACACACGCTATGTGCACTTAACTGAAAATGCTTATTTCAATAAATGAAAACGTGAGATCAGTGCAAAAAATAGATTCTTGGCACACTTCCTTGATTTCCTAATGGCGTTTCTTTCTTAGTTGGCAGATGGAAACCATGAGAAGTTCCTACTCATCTCAAAGACATTTAGATTTAGGTGTAGTAGTCATGTTACAAGCTAGCTAGGATCACAAGGTTTACATGAAAATTTTGTATGTTGTAAGCAATCTTTGGCCAATGGTTTTTCAGGTACTGGATCTACTGGAAGATGCATGCGAGTCGTTACTTGATGACATCCTGGCGGAAAATGCAAACATTTCTGCTTGATATCAGAATGAATAGCCAGTGTAAGCATCACGTTTTCATTTGATTGTAACAGGGACGAGACACACAGATGTTGATTATCTTCGTGTTAGCCATCATCTTCAACCCAGATAATATAACGAGAAAGAACACAAAATACACACTTCTCTATTATCATGTATCTATGTAGCGTCAGGCTGGGTACATTTCCATGTTTTGATTTGTACTCTGGTACCACTGCTGCCATATATTTTGCTTGTGCACGCAGCAATCCTGATCAAAAGCTCGCTTCTATCGTAATCATTAAATCTACGGTTCTCGTTGAATTTCAGGAAGCTGGACTTCTTGCTTGATGATTGAATAATTTCATTAGACTGGTGGTATCAAGACCACACACAATAGTGAAGTTGTTACTCAAAGTAAAAGAATACGTGGTCGTCATGTACCCAATTTGGAGCATCTGATAATAGTTCATATAATACATAAAAATATTTAGATTGTATCCATGGGAGAACTTGGAAGGAATTAAGGAAGCAATGCTTTTGTGGATGTGGATCAGTGTAGCAACTTTAAATTCTTCCCATGTGTCTAAAATTACTAAAGAGAACATACTGGGAGGCATTGCCGTACTTTGGATCCAACAACCTGCCTCAGAACATAGTTTTGATGCCAGCAACTGTGATTTTTCTCGAATGGTGGCGTCAATGTTGTCCATACTTCACTTCTCAGGACAGCCCCTATAAACGATATTTTTTTTGAACCATGCAAGAGCCATGCATGTAtactagggcatgtacaatggtcttATCGTAGTCTCTTTTTTTTTTCCGCGGGCACGCGAAAAGCGTGCCAAATCTTTATAGAAGGTAGCAAACAGATATACATGAGACCAACGGGGGATGCGAACATCTGCCCGCGGCCAACCCACACACATCTCTCTAGCCTAGAGACCTACTCTCTCCACAAGACTCTCCGCTCCCCTCCCCTCGCGGCCCACCAAAGACCGAACTCCTCTAGCACAGATTCAATGATCTGTTCCGTGGACAGCTGCCTCTCTAGGTTACCAAAGACCCTGGCATTTCTCTGTTTCCACAGCGTCCAGGCAATCAGCAAGACAAGTGTGTCAAACCCTCTCCTGTCCTCCCTCCGAAGTCTCTTCCTCGCCTCAGTCCACCATCTCTCAAGATTGGTGTTCTCCTGGGTTCCTGGAGCTGTGATCCAAGTCTTCTCAAGCAGCCGAGCCAGACCATCTTGGCGTAC
It includes:
- the LOC139833668 gene encoding uncharacterized protein; amino-acid sequence: MKAFRDRLNDCHLSDLGFTGYPFTWDNRRSGDDNVQVRLDRVVCSVAFMEMFPNTSVQHIMIEESDHLALLVKVQEDVRIHTRAEPRSFKFEEMWTKHNDYEDMFQNVWQQQEFEAAGLMVSGTVLKMCPTVGSV
- the LOC127316108 gene encoding uncharacterized protein; translation: MVAAAFASTSSAAAAAAYSSLAPNPTARDPVRRRTPSLVTATNRHVHGRTATSIRQARPHDRFVNPPRPLFAAAAAAAEAEEMAAETSTGTKPFAVLFVCLGNICRSPAAEAVFRNLVNKRGLDSKFLIDSAGTIGYHEGNKADSRMIATSKKRGIEVTSISRPTRPSDFRDFDLILAMDRQNYEDILSSFERWKKKEPLPDSAPKKVKLMCSYCKRHKESEVPDPYYGGAKGFEKVLDLLEDACESLLDDILAENANISA